From the Pseudarthrobacter sp. MM222 genome, one window contains:
- a CDS encoding Tex family protein produces the protein MTQLPQRPASPAASPSPKTGTPQTQESGIAAQIAGELGVQAWQVKAAVDLLDAGSTVPFIARYRKEATGTLDDTQLRELEERLRYLRELEDRRRTILEAIAAQGALTPELQAAVVGADTKSRLEDIYLPFKTKRRTKAQIAREAGLEPLADALLKRPELDPEREGAKYLNAEHAIGDAAAALAGARAILVERVAQDADLAATLRERLWSQGRMVSRVKKGKEAEGQKFKDYFEFSQQPSGMPSHRVLALLRGEKDGVLELDLAEADPNDDAALTAARGRYEAAVARFLGVADRGRPADAWLLQTAQQAWRSRVLARLTADLRSRMFAAAEDEAVRVFAANLRDVLLAAPAGNRATLGLDPGLRTGVKVAVVDGTGKVVATDTIYPHAPARKWDEALRTLVSLAKKHGVELVAIGNGTASRETDKLAAELLKQLAAVSERKPQKIVVSEAGASVYSASALAAAELPGMDVSLRGAVSIARRLQDPLAELVKIEPKSIGVGQYQHDVTATKLDRSLDAVVEDCVNAVGVDVNTASPALLSRVAGVGPLLSENIVAYRNEHGPFAKRSELKKVPRLGAKAFEQCAGFLRITGGAEPLDASSVHPEAYPVARKIRAAAGSGPSGGNYAALNPQDFVDGSFGLPTVQDIIAELEKPGRDPRPAFAAATFSEGIEKISDLRPGMVLEGTVTNVAAFGAFVDVGVHQDGLVHVSALANRFVSDPREVVKSGQVVRVKVLEADPDRKRISLTLRLDDDPGTSGETSRKAPPQATPSQPRQPRQPNAQKAAGRQPQPNRAPAQPRTTPSPANTAMAEALRQAGLAK, from the coding sequence GTGACCCAACTCCCGCAGCGCCCCGCCTCGCCCGCCGCCAGCCCGTCGCCGAAGACCGGCACGCCACAGACCCAGGAGTCCGGCATCGCCGCCCAGATCGCCGGCGAACTCGGCGTCCAGGCCTGGCAGGTCAAGGCCGCCGTGGACTTGCTGGACGCCGGATCCACGGTCCCGTTCATCGCCCGCTACCGCAAGGAAGCCACCGGCACCCTGGACGACACCCAGCTCCGCGAACTCGAGGAACGGCTGCGGTACCTTCGTGAACTCGAAGACCGCCGGCGGACCATCCTGGAAGCGATAGCCGCGCAGGGTGCGCTGACCCCGGAACTGCAGGCCGCCGTCGTCGGCGCCGACACCAAGTCCCGGCTCGAGGACATCTACCTCCCCTTCAAGACCAAGCGGCGCACCAAGGCCCAGATCGCCCGGGAAGCCGGGCTGGAGCCGCTCGCGGATGCGCTGCTCAAGCGCCCGGAGCTGGATCCGGAGCGCGAAGGCGCCAAGTACCTCAACGCGGAGCACGCCATCGGGGACGCGGCCGCGGCGCTCGCCGGTGCCCGCGCCATCCTCGTGGAACGGGTCGCGCAGGATGCAGACCTGGCCGCGACGCTGCGGGAGCGGCTCTGGAGCCAGGGAAGGATGGTCTCGCGGGTCAAGAAGGGCAAGGAAGCCGAGGGCCAGAAGTTCAAGGACTACTTCGAGTTCTCCCAGCAACCGTCCGGGATGCCCTCGCACCGCGTCCTGGCGCTGTTGCGCGGCGAGAAGGACGGCGTGCTGGAGTTGGATCTCGCCGAAGCGGACCCGAACGACGACGCCGCCCTCACGGCCGCGCGCGGCCGGTACGAAGCCGCCGTGGCCAGGTTCCTTGGGGTGGCCGACCGCGGCCGGCCCGCCGACGCCTGGTTGCTGCAGACCGCGCAGCAGGCCTGGCGCTCGCGCGTGCTGGCCCGGCTGACCGCCGACTTGCGCAGCCGGATGTTCGCCGCCGCCGAGGACGAGGCCGTGCGGGTATTTGCTGCCAACCTGCGGGACGTGCTGCTCGCAGCCCCGGCCGGAAACCGCGCCACCCTGGGCCTGGACCCGGGGCTGCGGACCGGCGTGAAGGTCGCCGTCGTGGACGGCACGGGGAAGGTCGTCGCGACGGACACCATCTACCCTCACGCCCCGGCCCGGAAATGGGACGAGGCGCTGCGGACCCTTGTGAGCCTGGCGAAGAAGCACGGCGTCGAACTCGTGGCGATCGGCAACGGCACGGCCTCACGCGAAACGGACAAGCTCGCCGCCGAACTGCTCAAGCAGCTCGCCGCAGTTTCGGAGCGCAAACCACAGAAAATCGTGGTGTCCGAGGCCGGCGCGTCGGTCTACTCGGCGTCGGCACTCGCCGCTGCCGAATTGCCGGGCATGGACGTCTCCCTGCGCGGCGCGGTCTCGATCGCGCGGCGGCTGCAGGACCCCCTCGCCGAGCTGGTGAAGATTGAGCCGAAGTCGATCGGCGTCGGGCAGTATCAGCACGATGTCACCGCCACCAAGCTGGACCGCAGCCTCGACGCGGTGGTCGAGGACTGCGTGAACGCGGTGGGCGTGGACGTCAACACTGCCTCGCCCGCGCTGCTGAGCCGGGTGGCCGGCGTCGGGCCGCTGCTGAGCGAGAACATTGTGGCGTACCGGAACGAGCACGGACCCTTCGCCAAGCGCAGCGAACTGAAAAAGGTTCCGCGGTTGGGTGCCAAGGCGTTCGAGCAATGTGCCGGCTTCCTGCGGATCACCGGGGGAGCGGAGCCGTTGGACGCGTCCAGCGTGCACCCGGAGGCCTACCCGGTGGCCCGCAAGATCAGGGCAGCCGCCGGGAGCGGCCCCTCGGGCGGAAATTACGCGGCGCTCAACCCGCAGGACTTCGTGGACGGCTCCTTCGGGCTGCCCACGGTGCAGGACATCATCGCCGAGCTGGAGAAACCCGGCAGGGACCCCCGTCCGGCCTTCGCAGCGGCGACGTTCTCCGAGGGCATCGAGAAGATCTCCGACCTCAGGCCCGGGATGGTGCTGGAGGGGACGGTGACCAATGTGGCGGCGTTCGGCGCGTTTGTCGACGTCGGCGTGCACCAGGACGGGCTGGTGCACGTGTCCGCGCTGGCCAACCGCTTCGTCTCGGACCCCCGGGAGGTGGTGAAGTCCGGGCAGGTGGTCCGGGTCAAGGTGCTGGAAGCGGATCCCGACCGGAAACGCATTTCGTTGACCCTGAGGCTCGACGACGACCCCGGGACTTCCGGGGAAACCTCCCGGAAGGCGCCGCCGCAGGCCACTCCGTCGCAGCCGCGGCAGCCGCGGCAGCCGAACGCCCAGAAGGCGGCGGGAAGGCAGCCCCAGCCCAACCGGGCGCCCGCTCAGCCGCGGACGACGCCGTCGCCCGCAAACACCGCGATGGCAGAAGCTCTGCGGCAGGCGGGCCTAGCCAAGTAA
- a CDS encoding DUF6531 domain-containing protein, whose product MSELRTVAGYVRQMIDAGHEEDARRERNNEWVRRHNDRNVFEQAGDWIFGEEERPGAEPGNAPRFAPARANTGSRETPPPGGGYGGGTSSARPANLRSFAANSRGLDEGLSSVPGTLEDQLSAFASSCYWGSIDASGVLSAYRAYLTANENDAKWAVTVADAFAAAGGEGNVSTVSDAAVNEALAAAGVNATRSALVVDPPKAAGAMPTSGYANDPVNTATGNFIEPESDLGFAGVASNVVLSRMYNSLASGLEVPGVFGPGWASVLDQYLTVSDDGCRWVMADGRAVDFPREGAGWGRGVGENYWLTREPAKAADLAELDSVPEGTSEVLVVRDNQGAWWAYSAAGVWLGTGSGPGRTVSVLREKPADGGSAGPVARLVHARGRFLDVEYVAGLVAVVRASDGRRVEYGYDSAGRLTRVATELGTRTYRWNEQGLIEAVVSAAGVLEAENTYDEHGRVVLQVTQHGRRTRFAYLPGRVTAVSDEDGTRSNSWIADAKGRLVGVLDSHDQRQSMAYDGHGNLVSFTERDGSVTVNAYDGRGRKIRTVTPEGADLTYGWDEQDRITTLVTESGAAVSYEYADDVSRDPAVILDPLGGRTELEWRNGQLVRVVDPAGVAIGFEYDGYGDLVSTRNAAGDVARIVRDQAGRPVAALSPSGAETRFGYDGAGLLVRREDPDGAVWAFEHDSAGRTTAFVAPDGGRTELEYAVNGELVRTMDPLGRAIERVFDELGNVTGAVLPDGARWGFVHDTLSRLVGVTDPAGHDWVREYDKVGAQTAVVDPTGVRTYATTDRRAGTATLKDSFASSTYSFDKYGRPTQVQGVDGSAELISYDAAGNPVEFVDGEGGLTVLGRDVAGKITSVTSPSGAVTRYEYDGCGRPWKTTDPLGAVTELAYDADQRVTARTLPTGEVETFEYDPCGRLLSRRSPGRGVSRYGYDKAGRLSFSQDSWYGTRRFKYNTAGELTETVNGVGGRTLFEYDVRGRLVRITDPLGGVTTHTYTATDQVDSVTDPLGRVSTASYDPAGRQLSQTDADGHTTTWSYDSAGRETSTSVDGKLLAAVERDLIRRRMIITDYTGADGLAVEHELAFDRRGQLTSRTRGGRGMSWEYGADGNRAGFTDVHGTNTTYVRDAAGRVTAVSNPRLGEAVFTHDASGRITSATAGDLVQEWVYRYGSLSEHSRTDRAHPDKADATLIGRDGDGRITALTRAGVVTRYGYDGAGQMTTATTTRNGTPDTSAPVSVPALVSEWVYDAGGRLLRESTPSGSRAYEYDAAGQLLAVTGSDGTRTEYVHDGLGRRTRLIHPDGSWTEYAWGQSGQLKIVADRTPDGMETSRHELWVDALGELAGIDGSELWWDTANPVPTLTGIGGGQVLSLRGGVTGIGDAWIAPGWRAARPTDQTDPWAVIGAPTVLDPGPGGTAGAGAAGLGAVPGLAGVLPAGITLTGNGGLDIAGLEWLGARAYDPGARGFLSTDPSPRPRRGLGRQPLRLRRQQPAQHHRPHRAASAHR is encoded by the coding sequence GTGTCCGAGTTGCGGACGGTGGCCGGATACGTACGGCAGATGATTGACGCCGGGCATGAAGAGGACGCCCGGCGTGAGAGGAACAACGAATGGGTTCGGCGGCATAACGACCGGAATGTGTTCGAGCAAGCTGGTGATTGGATCTTCGGCGAGGAAGAGCGGCCAGGCGCGGAGCCGGGAAATGCTCCCAGGTTTGCCCCGGCAAGAGCCAATACCGGGTCCCGCGAAACACCGCCGCCCGGAGGCGGGTACGGGGGCGGCACTTCCTCCGCGCGGCCAGCCAATCTTCGGTCCTTCGCCGCCAACTCCCGCGGCCTGGATGAGGGCCTGTCCTCGGTCCCGGGCACGCTGGAAGATCAACTGTCCGCGTTCGCTTCCAGTTGCTACTGGGGCTCGATTGACGCTTCAGGGGTACTCTCGGCCTACCGGGCGTATCTGACGGCCAACGAGAACGACGCGAAGTGGGCGGTAACTGTCGCGGACGCGTTTGCAGCCGCGGGCGGTGAGGGAAACGTCTCGACGGTCTCGGACGCGGCCGTGAATGAGGCCCTGGCAGCGGCAGGCGTGAACGCGACCCGGTCAGCGCTGGTGGTCGATCCGCCGAAGGCGGCGGGCGCAATGCCCACCAGCGGGTACGCGAATGATCCCGTGAACACCGCGACGGGAAACTTCATTGAGCCGGAATCGGATCTGGGGTTCGCCGGCGTTGCCTCAAATGTGGTGCTTTCGCGGATGTACAACTCGCTGGCGTCGGGTTTGGAGGTGCCCGGGGTGTTTGGTCCGGGGTGGGCCTCGGTTCTGGATCAGTACCTCACGGTCTCGGATGACGGCTGTCGGTGGGTGATGGCCGACGGCCGGGCGGTGGACTTTCCCCGCGAGGGCGCCGGTTGGGGTCGCGGGGTGGGCGAGAATTACTGGCTGACCCGCGAGCCCGCAAAAGCGGCTGACCTGGCGGAGCTGGACTCCGTTCCGGAGGGCACGTCCGAGGTCCTGGTGGTCCGGGACAATCAAGGCGCCTGGTGGGCCTACAGCGCCGCCGGCGTGTGGCTCGGTACCGGGTCAGGGCCCGGCCGGACGGTGTCCGTTCTCCGGGAGAAGCCGGCCGACGGCGGCAGTGCCGGACCGGTGGCCCGGCTGGTGCATGCGCGGGGCCGTTTCCTCGACGTCGAGTACGTGGCTGGTCTGGTTGCCGTGGTGCGCGCCTCGGACGGGCGCCGCGTCGAGTACGGATACGACTCCGCTGGCAGGCTGACGCGTGTGGCAACCGAACTTGGGACGCGCACGTACCGGTGGAATGAGCAGGGCCTGATCGAGGCTGTGGTTTCGGCCGCGGGCGTTCTTGAGGCCGAGAACACCTACGACGAACACGGCAGGGTTGTGCTGCAGGTGACCCAGCATGGCCGCCGGACCAGGTTCGCGTATTTGCCGGGCAGGGTAACAGCCGTTTCGGATGAGGACGGTACCCGCTCCAACTCGTGGATCGCCGACGCGAAGGGCCGCCTGGTCGGTGTGCTCGATTCCCATGACCAGCGTCAGTCCATGGCGTATGACGGCCACGGAAACCTGGTGTCCTTCACGGAGCGCGACGGATCCGTCACGGTGAATGCCTACGACGGGCGGGGCCGGAAAATCCGGACCGTTACCCCGGAAGGTGCGGACCTCACCTACGGCTGGGATGAGCAGGACCGCATCACCACCCTGGTGACGGAGTCCGGGGCGGCCGTCTCGTATGAGTATGCCGATGACGTGTCGCGGGACCCCGCGGTCATCCTGGACCCGCTGGGCGGGCGCACCGAGCTGGAGTGGCGGAACGGGCAGCTGGTCCGGGTGGTAGACCCGGCAGGAGTGGCGATCGGGTTTGAGTACGACGGGTACGGGGACCTGGTCTCGACCCGGAACGCGGCCGGGGACGTCGCGAGGATCGTCCGTGACCAAGCAGGCCGCCCGGTTGCGGCGCTCAGCCCGTCCGGCGCTGAGACCCGTTTCGGCTACGACGGTGCGGGCCTACTGGTGCGGCGTGAGGACCCGGACGGCGCCGTCTGGGCATTCGAACACGATTCAGCGGGGCGGACGACGGCGTTCGTCGCCCCGGACGGCGGGCGGACCGAACTTGAATACGCCGTCAATGGTGAACTGGTCCGGACGATGGATCCGTTGGGCCGGGCCATTGAGCGGGTGTTCGACGAGCTCGGCAACGTCACGGGCGCGGTGCTGCCCGACGGCGCCCGCTGGGGCTTTGTCCACGACACGCTTTCGCGCTTGGTGGGGGTCACGGACCCCGCGGGCCATGACTGGGTGCGGGAGTACGACAAGGTCGGTGCCCAGACCGCCGTCGTGGACCCCACCGGGGTCCGCACGTACGCGACGACGGACCGCAGGGCCGGGACGGCCACCCTGAAGGACTCGTTCGCGTCCTCGACATACAGCTTTGACAAGTACGGGCGCCCCACACAGGTCCAGGGAGTGGACGGCTCCGCGGAGCTCATCTCTTATGACGCGGCGGGCAACCCGGTGGAGTTCGTCGACGGCGAAGGCGGCCTAACGGTCCTGGGCCGGGACGTGGCCGGGAAGATCACCTCGGTCACCTCTCCCTCGGGTGCCGTTACCCGCTATGAGTACGACGGGTGCGGGCGGCCCTGGAAGACCACGGACCCGCTCGGTGCGGTCACGGAATTGGCCTACGACGCCGACCAGCGGGTCACCGCCCGGACGCTGCCCACAGGCGAGGTCGAGACCTTCGAGTACGACCCGTGCGGACGGCTCCTGTCCCGCCGCAGCCCCGGCCGGGGCGTTTCCCGGTATGGCTACGACAAGGCCGGGCGGCTGAGCTTTTCCCAGGACTCCTGGTACGGCACCCGCCGGTTCAAATACAACACTGCCGGGGAACTGACCGAGACCGTCAACGGCGTCGGCGGACGGACCCTGTTCGAATACGACGTCCGCGGGCGCCTGGTCCGGATCACCGATCCCTTGGGCGGGGTGACCACCCACACCTACACGGCCACGGACCAGGTCGATTCCGTCACCGATCCACTCGGCCGGGTGAGCACCGCCAGCTACGATCCCGCCGGACGGCAGCTGTCCCAGACCGATGCTGACGGGCACACCACCACCTGGTCGTATGATTCGGCCGGCCGGGAAACCTCCACTTCGGTTGACGGGAAGCTGCTGGCCGCCGTCGAGCGCGACCTGATCCGCCGCCGCATGATCATCACCGATTACACGGGCGCGGACGGGTTGGCGGTGGAGCACGAGCTGGCGTTTGACCGGCGCGGGCAGCTGACCTCCCGCACCCGAGGCGGCCGGGGAATGTCGTGGGAGTACGGCGCCGACGGGAACCGCGCCGGATTCACCGACGTGCACGGAACCAACACCACGTATGTCCGGGATGCTGCGGGCCGGGTAACCGCCGTCAGCAACCCCCGGCTCGGAGAGGCCGTGTTCACTCACGACGCCTCGGGGCGTATCACCTCCGCCACCGCCGGGGATCTCGTCCAGGAATGGGTTTACCGCTACGGGAGCCTGTCCGAGCACAGCCGCACTGACCGCGCCCACCCGGACAAAGCCGATGCCACACTGATCGGCCGGGACGGGGACGGCCGGATCACGGCCCTGACCCGGGCCGGTGTCGTGACCCGTTACGGGTACGACGGCGCCGGGCAAATGACCACAGCCACCACTACCCGCAATGGGACTCCGGATACTTCGGCGCCGGTTTCGGTGCCGGCTTTGGTTTCGGAATGGGTGTACGACGCCGGCGGGCGCCTTCTCCGGGAATCCACGCCGTCCGGTTCCCGGGCCTATGAGTACGACGCCGCGGGGCAACTCCTGGCCGTCACCGGCTCGGACGGCACCCGGACGGAGTACGTCCACGACGGCCTGGGCCGCCGTACCCGGCTGATCCACCCGGACGGGTCTTGGACCGAGTATGCGTGGGGCCAGAGCGGCCAGCTGAAGATCGTTGCCGACCGCACGCCCGACGGCATGGAAACCTCCCGGCATGAGCTGTGGGTGGATGCCCTGGGCGAGCTGGCTGGTATTGATGGGTCCGAGTTGTGGTGGGATACCGCCAACCCGGTCCCCACTCTCACGGGCATTGGTGGCGGGCAGGTTCTGTCGTTGCGCGGTGGTGTTACCGGGATCGGAGACGCCTGGATCGCACCGGGCTGGCGCGCCGCCCGCCCCACCGACCAGACCGACCCCTGGGCCGTCATTGGCGCGCCGACAGTCCTTGACCCGGGTCCGGGTGGCACTGCCGGTGCTGGTGCCGCTGGTCTGGGTGCTGTGCCCGGGTTGGCGGGCGTGCTGCCCGCCGGGATCACCCTGACCGGCAATGGAGGCCTGGACATCGCGGGCCTGGAATGGCTCGGTGCCAGGGCGTACGACCCGGGCGCGCGAGGCTTCCTCTCCACCGACCCCTCCCCCCGTCCTCGGCGCGGGCTGGGACGGCAACCCCTACGCCTACGCAGGCAACAACCCGCTCAACACCACCGACCCCACCGGGCTGCGTCCGCTCACCGATGA
- a CDS encoding OFA family MFS transporter: protein MGWLDRERTIAPPGFNRWLVPPAALAVHLCIGQAYATSVYKTALVKHFGASLTEIGVIFSIAIVMLGLSAAIMGTWVDKNGPRKAMFTSAVFWASGFLIGSLGIFSGQLWLVYLGYGFIGGIGLGIGYISPVSTLIKWFPDRPGLATGMAIMGFGGGALIASPVSTALLKMYDPNSGAKGWVASGDSVGKLFLTLAVVYLAYMLFGAFTIKVPAEGWKPEGFDQSKVKAAKLVTTENVSAKNAVKTRQFWLVWIALFCNVTAGIGILEQAAPMIQDFFRQSDGVSLVSAAVASGFVGLLSIGNMSGRFAWSATSDITGRKRIYMVYLGVGAVLYTVLALAGSTTTFLYVALAFVIISFYGGGFATVPAYLRDLFGTFQVGAIHGRLLTAWSAAGIAGPLIVNAFLDAQGKPGQLNAASYQPALLTMVGLLVIGFVANLLVKPVDTRFHEPHPDRVTAEPAMEA, encoded by the coding sequence ATGGGCTGGCTGGATAGAGAACGAACCATCGCTCCACCGGGATTCAACCGCTGGCTGGTCCCTCCCGCAGCGCTCGCCGTGCATCTGTGCATCGGCCAGGCGTACGCGACGAGTGTCTACAAGACGGCGCTGGTGAAGCACTTCGGCGCCAGCCTCACGGAGATCGGCGTTATTTTCTCCATCGCGATCGTGATGCTTGGGCTGTCGGCGGCCATCATGGGGACCTGGGTGGATAAGAACGGTCCGCGCAAGGCGATGTTCACGTCAGCCGTCTTCTGGGCCAGCGGCTTCCTGATCGGCTCGCTCGGGATCTTCAGCGGGCAGCTCTGGCTCGTGTACCTCGGCTACGGTTTCATCGGTGGAATTGGTTTGGGCATCGGCTACATCTCCCCGGTCTCCACCCTGATCAAGTGGTTCCCCGACCGTCCCGGACTGGCCACGGGTATGGCCATCATGGGCTTCGGGGGCGGCGCCCTGATCGCCAGCCCGGTATCCACGGCCCTGCTCAAGATGTACGACCCCAACTCCGGCGCCAAGGGCTGGGTGGCCAGCGGCGACTCGGTGGGCAAGCTGTTCCTGACCCTCGCCGTCGTCTATCTGGCCTACATGCTGTTCGGCGCCTTCACCATCAAGGTCCCAGCCGAGGGCTGGAAGCCCGAAGGCTTCGACCAGTCCAAGGTCAAGGCCGCCAAGCTCGTCACCACGGAGAACGTCTCCGCCAAAAATGCGGTGAAGACCAGGCAGTTCTGGCTCGTCTGGATCGCGTTGTTCTGCAACGTGACAGCCGGCATCGGCATCCTGGAACAGGCAGCCCCCATGATCCAGGACTTCTTCCGCCAGTCCGACGGCGTGTCCCTGGTCAGCGCCGCCGTCGCCTCCGGGTTTGTGGGCCTCCTCTCGATCGGCAACATGTCCGGCCGCTTCGCCTGGTCCGCCACCTCGGACATCACCGGACGCAAGCGCATCTACATGGTCTATCTCGGCGTCGGAGCCGTGCTGTACACGGTGCTGGCGCTGGCCGGCTCCACCACAACGTTCCTCTACGTGGCCCTCGCGTTTGTCATTATTTCCTTTTACGGCGGTGGCTTCGCGACCGTTCCGGCCTACCTGCGGGACCTCTTCGGCACCTTCCAGGTGGGGGCCATCCACGGCCGGCTGCTCACTGCTTGGTCCGCTGCCGGTATTGCCGGGCCGCTGATCGTCAACGCCTTTCTGGATGCCCAGGGCAAGCCCGGCCAGCTCAACGCAGCGTCATACCAGCCCGCGCTGCTGACCATGGTGGGCCTGCTGGTCATTGGCTTCGTGGCCAACCTGCTGGTGAAGCCAGTGGACACCCGATTCCACGAACCCCATCCTGACCGCGTCACCGCAGAACCCGCCATGGAGGCATGA
- a CDS encoding PadR family transcriptional regulator → MRSSYPVGGFRGNNVDSMWQAVEELRSRFEKRAGTRAGRGEVRSAVLALLAERPMHGYQIIREIEERSGGSWKPSAGSVYPTLQLLADEGLISAEESNGRKIYSLTDAGREEVVGAGTSAPWEASGTGFAALPKAGVELAQAAAQVGRTGTPEQVQEAVAVLDDARRRLYAILAQG, encoded by the coding sequence ATGCGCAGTTCATACCCGGTCGGCGGATTTCGCGGCAACAACGTCGACAGCATGTGGCAGGCCGTTGAAGAGTTGCGCTCGAGGTTCGAGAAGCGGGCAGGTACCCGTGCGGGTCGCGGCGAGGTGCGCTCGGCCGTGCTGGCTCTGCTCGCAGAGCGGCCGATGCACGGCTACCAGATCATTCGTGAAATCGAGGAGCGCAGCGGCGGGAGCTGGAAGCCCAGCGCAGGCTCCGTCTATCCCACGCTCCAGCTACTGGCCGATGAGGGCCTCATCAGTGCCGAGGAATCCAACGGCCGCAAAATCTACTCCCTGACCGACGCGGGCCGCGAGGAAGTAGTCGGCGCCGGCACATCCGCGCCCTGGGAGGCGTCGGGGACCGGGTTCGCGGCACTTCCGAAGGCGGGCGTCGAGCTCGCACAAGCCGCCGCGCAGGTGGGCCGCACCGGCACGCCTGAGCAGGTGCAGGAAGCTGTGGCGGTGCTCGACGACGCCCGCCGCCGGCTGTACGCGATCCTCGCCCAGGGCTGA
- a CDS encoding ABC1 kinase family protein translates to MSSVHPDRADPVPGAGEHRARYRRILRFAAWHLTVTWWFELFLPRLGLAWIAERTRAKRMRRFAQRFHVLAVDLGGLMIKVGQFLSSRLDVLPPEITRELEGLQDEVPPVAFSAIRTLAEAELGAPLEQVFASVEETPIAAASLGQAHRARLRPGDAADTGLDRVVLKVQRPGINAIVDVDLAALRKVGGWLSHVRLVSDRADMPALVEEFAQTSLEEIDYLNEAANSGRFAADFADDGRVHVPDVVWERTTRRVLTLEDVTAIKITDSKALLAAGIDPAQVAPVFAAVMFDQMFMNGFFHADPHPGNIFVTPDTDPSTERAWKLTFIDFGMMGEVTASTRSGLRKLLIAAASRDGKGLMTAISDVGVLVPSADTVELERAMTHLFARFGGMGFAELREVDPREFRDFAVEFGDVVRSLPFQMPENFLLIIRAMSLTSGVCSSLDPRFNLWDSVEPYAAQLLRDERGNIAQDVARQALDAAGMALGLPKRLDGLLTRLEDGSLSVANPRLERQLGRLDRTAQRSASALIFGALLVSGSVVRADDTVLGNVLMIASVLPLLHALWVGRSGL, encoded by the coding sequence GTGTCGTCGGTTCACCCGGACCGCGCAGATCCGGTACCCGGCGCCGGGGAGCACCGGGCCCGTTACCGCCGCATCCTGCGCTTCGCCGCATGGCACCTCACGGTGACCTGGTGGTTTGAGCTGTTCCTCCCCCGCCTCGGGCTGGCTTGGATAGCCGAACGCACCAGGGCGAAACGGATGCGAAGGTTCGCGCAGCGCTTCCATGTGCTGGCTGTGGATCTTGGCGGGCTGATGATCAAGGTGGGTCAGTTCCTGTCCTCCAGGCTGGACGTGCTGCCGCCGGAGATCACCAGGGAACTTGAGGGGCTGCAGGATGAGGTGCCTCCGGTTGCCTTCTCTGCGATCCGCACCCTCGCCGAAGCTGAGCTGGGCGCGCCGCTGGAGCAGGTGTTCGCCTCGGTCGAGGAGACACCGATCGCAGCAGCGTCCCTTGGTCAGGCGCACCGGGCGAGGCTTCGTCCGGGCGACGCCGCCGACACCGGGCTGGACCGCGTGGTGCTGAAGGTGCAGCGGCCGGGCATCAACGCCATTGTCGACGTCGACCTGGCGGCACTGCGCAAAGTGGGCGGCTGGCTCAGCCACGTGCGCCTGGTGTCCGACCGTGCCGACATGCCCGCCCTGGTCGAGGAGTTTGCGCAGACCAGTCTCGAGGAGATCGACTACCTGAATGAGGCGGCGAATTCGGGGCGGTTCGCTGCTGATTTCGCCGACGATGGCCGGGTGCACGTGCCCGACGTCGTCTGGGAACGGACCACCCGCCGCGTACTCACCCTCGAAGACGTCACGGCGATCAAGATCACGGACTCGAAGGCACTGCTGGCGGCGGGCATTGACCCGGCCCAGGTCGCCCCGGTTTTTGCCGCGGTCATGTTCGACCAGATGTTCATGAACGGCTTTTTTCATGCGGATCCGCACCCGGGCAACATCTTTGTCACGCCGGATACTGATCCATCCACGGAGCGCGCCTGGAAGCTGACCTTCATCGACTTCGGCATGATGGGCGAGGTTACGGCCAGCACCCGCAGCGGGTTGCGGAAGCTGCTCATCGCGGCCGCCTCGCGTGACGGCAAGGGGTTGATGACCGCAATCAGCGATGTCGGAGTATTGGTACCCTCGGCCGACACAGTGGAGCTTGAGCGGGCGATGACGCACCTCTTTGCCCGTTTTGGCGGGATGGGTTTCGCCGAGCTTCGCGAGGTTGACCCGCGGGAGTTCCGTGATTTTGCAGTGGAGTTCGGTGACGTGGTCCGCTCATTGCCGTTCCAGATGCCGGAGAACTTCCTGCTCATAATCCGGGCGATGTCACTTACGTCGGGGGTGTGCAGTTCGCTGGACCCCCGGTTCAATCTGTGGGACTCGGTCGAACCCTACGCGGCGCAGCTGCTCCGCGACGAACGAGGCAACATCGCGCAGGACGTTGCCCGGCAGGCGCTCGATGCCGCCGGGATGGCACTGGGCTTGCCGAAACGTCTGGATGGGCTGCTAACCCGGCTCGAGGACGGTTCACTGTCGGTGGCAAATCCGCGCCTCGAGCGGCAGCTGGGACGGCTTGACCGCACGGCGCAAAGATCGGCGTCGGCGTTGATATTCGGCGCCCTGCTGGTCTCCGGTTCCGTAGTCCGCGCGGATGACACGGTGCTCGGCAATGTCCTGATGATCGCGTCGGTGCTTCCGCTGCTGCATGCGCTGTGGGTTGGGCGCAGCGGACTTTGA
- a CDS encoding MFS transporter small subunit translates to MSAANVSPGKPSTGKLTIAWALVGVPLAYGVYETLTRVAALFG, encoded by the coding sequence ATGAGTGCAGCAAACGTTTCACCCGGAAAACCATCGACCGGAAAGCTGACGATTGCGTGGGCCCTTGTCGGCGTGCCGCTCGCCTACGGCGTGTACGAGACTCTCACCCGCGTCGCGGCCCTGTTCGGCTGA